A genome region from Nicotiana tabacum cultivar K326 chromosome 13, ASM71507v2, whole genome shotgun sequence includes the following:
- the LOC107787582 gene encoding uncharacterized protein LOC107787582 — protein MNSVFNEQILADKLSKLNSTQQCIETLSHWCIFHRDKAELVVTTWGKQFHSSEVAQKVPLLYLANDILQNSKRKGNEFVTEFWKVLPSALKEMVEKGDDHGKNVVSRLVNIWEERRVFGSRTQSLKDIMLGEQLPPPLEFGRKRSRSVRIVKRDSRSIKTKLTVGGTTEKIVSAFHLVISEHSTEDEEMNRCKSAVHHVRKMEKDVEMVLTKAKDPKRKTLSKELEEEENILKQCIEKLKVVEANRLTLVSQLKEALNEQESELENVRTQIQVAEAQAGEASNMRKHLDDEDYVADSKPLAITSTSNDTSPKAGQTNKKTAAAIAAEVADKLTASSSSQYIMSSVLSSFAAEAAKTAGLSKTSSLPATNNSISHPEKSLSDSNVLMPAQPLNPPPYQSMLVPHPTVHSQMPNSQGQYHSLPNPTPQQYLQPSAGMVSPYGYGIPALPSVPPPPAPPSYMTSMVPLTQQQLSMVQQQQSLAQQQQVPLPQQALPPNFRPLQPPGMVYYAQPHHSQ, from the exons ATGAATAGTGTTTTTAATGAGCAGATACTTGCAGACAAGCTTTCGAAGCTCAACAGCACTCAGCAGTGCATTGAAA CATTGTCCCATTGGTGTATCTTCCACCGAGATAAAGCAGAGCTAGTTGTTACAACATGGGGTAAACAGTTCCACAGTTCCGAAGTGGCTCAAAAAGTCCCTCTACTATACCTGGCAAATGACATCCTACAAAACAGCAAGCGTAAAGGAAATGAGTTTGTTACCGAGTTTTGGAAGGTTCTTCCTTCAGCACTAAAGGAGATGGTCGAAAAAGGAGATGACCATGGAAAGAATGTAGTTTCCAGATTG GTTaatatttgggaagaaaggagAGTTTTTGGATCTCGAACGCAGAGCTTAAAGGATATAATGCTTGGAGAACAGCTGCCACCACCATTAGAGTTTGGAAGAAAGCGAAGTCGTTCTGTCAGAATAGTTAAAAGGGACTCGCGGTCCATAAAAACG AAATTGACCGTTGGAGGAACAACTGAAAAAATAGTGTCAGCATTTCACTTGGTAATCAGCGAACATTCTACTGAAGACGAAGAAATGAACAGATGCAAGTCTGCTGTCCACCATGTTAGAAAGATGGAAAAGGATGTTGAGATGGTCCTTACAAAAG CAAAAGATCCAAAGAGGAAAACCTTATCCAAAGAACTGGAggaggaagaaaatattttgaaacagTGTATTGAGAAACTTAAAGTTGTTGAGGCAAACAGATTGACTCTTGTTTCACAGTTAAAAGAAGCACTAAATGAACAG GAATCTGAACTAGAGAATGTTCGGACTCAGATACAG GTGGCAGAAGCACAGGCGGGGGAAGCCAGCAACATGCGGAAGCATCTTGATGATGAAGATTATGTGGCAGACTCAAAGCCTTTGGCTATAACATCTACATCAAATGACACTTCTCCAAAAGCAGGACAAACGAACAAGAAGACAGCTGCAGCAATCGCAGCTGAGGTAGCTGACAAACTTACAGCTTCTAGCTCCTCTCAGTATATCATGTCATCTGTCCTCTCTTCATTTGCTGCAGAGGCGGCAAAAACTGCCGGGCTGTCAAAAACTTCATCGCTTCCAGCCACCAACAATTCTATTTCACATCCAGAAAAGTCTCTATCAGATTCAAATGTTTTAATGCCAGCACAGCCACTTAATCCTCCGCCTTATCAGTCAATGTTGGTTCCTCATCCCACAGTGCATAGTCAAATGCCAAATTCTCAGGGTCAATATCATTCACTTCCCAATCCAACACCCCAGCAGTATTTACAGCCATCGGCAGGAATGGTGAGCCCTTACGGTTATGGGATTCCCGCCTTGCCGTCTGTACCACCTCCTCCAGCACCTCCATCGTATATGACTTCAATGGTGCCTTTAACACAGCAACAATTGTCAATGGTGCAGCAGCAGCAGTCTTTAGCACAACAGCAACAAGTACCATTACCTCAACAAGCTCTACCTCCTAATTTCCGTCCTTTGCAACCTCCTGGGATGGTATACTATGCTCAACCGCATCATTCACAATGA
- the LOC107787584 gene encoding uncharacterized protein LOC107787584 isoform X1, with product MSSPYPIIDNRPIDQLKVTELREELKRRKLPIKGLKQELVRRLAEAILQEQDADHSKSENGGDSTPGPDEEMAESVDADNPNDNFDADNTTDKKADEKMSEIDAAENRVQLDEGNFSIEEPVGGAISTMVEKDLVAQIADAETSAPTKEDQIAEVSVVQTSEPVSVSVESATALSGQGSQKYETKNESGDLKEQLENPISNSLLVEENVSSSILESQVSEISPVLGFQVNSDFVSTDVSIDGKTELKDNVIANDFKLELDVKPEMVKLFSSSDVPDDAKSHTMDVEEPHDKKMSTEEPGNENDKYPEVSVVQTSDPVDVSVESVTALSGQDSQKYEIQNESEDIKAQLENHISNSSVDETNVSSSDLETQVSELSPVLGFQVKSDSVSADVSIDEKIELMDNVIAHDVKIELDVKPDSVQLSSSSVDPGDGKSQPMDVEEPHDKKVSVEEPGNENDKYVDLMKTDGNGDSAEKLQLDRSPGDDSTEEDVSEGKLADSKLDSVKKIDGKKEIEVNTSREVGSVASVDDARSVAHIDTNVVDDGPIVQSMKRKPHDQGTAAGSNDIVKRQRKWNSEDLKVPENKKGDAVASTTPKDFFQPTFRRSFSRSDSVAKEEPPKERVVPPSSKVPTNSLLIENFLRPFTLKAVQELLSKTGTVTNFWMDAIKTHCFVSFSSVEEAIETRNAVYNLQWPPHGGKLLVAEFVDPQGVKDKVEAPPQSPSTHATPVNTIPAAAPPSAQPQPSPRQQMQNKQLQPEKLPPPPLPEKLDPPIVTLDDLFRKTKATPRIYYLPLSDEQVAEKLKAQGKIIKQ from the exons ATGTCGTCGCCGTATCCCATTATTGATAATCGACCAATTGATCAGTTGAAGGTTACAGAGCTAAGAGAAGAGCTTAAGAGACGTAAGCTACCCATAAAGGGGTTGAAGCAAGAGTTGGTAAGGCGATTAGCTGAAGCAATCCTCCAAGAGCAGGATGCTGATCATTCTAAGTCTGAGAATGGTGGTGATTCCACGCCCGGGCCAGACGAAGAAATGGCTGAGTCCGTTGATGCAGATAATCCTAATGATAATTTTGATGCTGATAATACGACAGATAAGAAAGCGGATGAGAAAATGAGCGAGATCGATGCAGCTGAAAACAGAGTGCAATTGGATGAAGGGAATTTCTCAATTGAGGAGCCGGTTGGTGGTGCTATTTCTACTATGGTTGAAAAGGATCTGGTAGCCCAAATTGCTGATGCGGAAACCAGTGCTCCAACCAAAGAGGACCAGATAGCTGAAGTTAGTGTTGTGCAAACCAGTGAACCTGTCAGTGTGAGTGTTGAGTCTGCTACAGCTTTAAGTGGACAAGGCTCGCAAAAATATGAAACCAAGAATGAGAGTGGGGATTTAAAAGAGCAGCTGGAGAATCCCATTTCAAATTCTTTACTAGTGGAGGAAAATGTCAGTTCATCCATTCTGGAAAGTCAGGTATCTGAGATCAGCCCTGTTTTAGGGTTCCAAGTAAACTCTGATTTTGTTTCCACTGATGTCTCAATTGATGGAAAAACAGAACTGAAGGATAATGTAATAGCTAATGATTTCAAATTAGAATTAGATGTTAAACCTGAGATGGTGAAGCTATTCTCGAGCAGTGATGTCCCTGATGATGCAAAATCGCATACTATGGATGTTGAGGAACCACATGACAAGAAAATGTCTACAGAAGAACCAGGCAACGAAAATGATAAATATCCTGAAGTTAGTGTTGTGCAAACCAGTGATCCTGTCGATGTGAGTGTAGAGTCTGTCACAGCTTTAAGTGGACAAGACTCACAAAAATATGAAATCCAGAATGAGAGTGAGGATATAAAAGCGCAGCTGGAGAATCACATTTCAAATTCTTCAGTGGATGAGACAAATGTCAGTTCATCCGATCTGGAAACTCAGGTATCTGAGCTCAGCCCTGTTTTAGGGTTTCAAGTAAAATCTGATTCTGTTTCCGCTGATGTCTCAATTGATGAAAAAATAGAACTGATGGATAACGTAATCGCTCATGATGTCAAAATAGAATTAGATGTTAAACCTGATAGTGTGCAGCTATCATCAAGCAGTGTTGACCCTGGTGATGGAAAATCACAACCTATGGATGTTGAAGAGCCACATGACAAGAAAGTATCTGTAGAAGAACCAGGCAACGAAAACGATAAATATGTTGATCTAATGAAGACTGATGGCAATGGGGATTCTGCAGAGAAGTTGCAATTAGACCGGAGTCCTGGTGATGATTCCACTGAGGAGGATGTTTCAGAGGGTAAATTAGCTGATTCTAAGTTGGACTCGGTGAAAAAAATAGATGGAAAGAAAGAAATTGAAGTGAACACAAGTAGGGAGGTAGGATCTGTTGCTTCTGTGGATGATGCTAGGTCAGTTGCCCATATAGATACCAATGTTGTAGACGATGGTCCCATTGTGCAGTCTATGAAAAGAAAACCTCATG ATCAAGGAACAGCAGCTGGGAGCAATGATATTGTAAAGAGGCAGCGTAAATGGAATTCAGAAGATCTTAAAGTTCCTGAGAACAAGAAAGGTGATGCTGTGGCCTCAACTACCCCCAAGGATTTTTTCCAGCCCACTTTCAGACGCAGTTTCTCTAGATCTGATTCAGTGGCCAAGGAGGAACCACCAAAAGAACGTGTGG TTCCTCCATCATCGAAAGTGCCTACTAATTCTCTCTTGATCGAGAATTTTCTGCGGCCTTTCACCTTGAAAGCGGTGCAAGAGCTACTTAGCAAGACGGGTACTGTGACAAATTTCTGGATGGACGCTATTAAGACCCACTGCTTTGTTTCT TTTTCATCTGTAGAAGAAGCTATAGAAACTCGAAATGCTGTATACAATCTGCAATGGCCTCCACATGGAGGAAAGCTACTTGTTGCTGAGTTTGTTGATCCCCAGGGAGTGAAAGATAAGGTTGAAGCACCACCTCAATCTCCTTCAACTCATGCAACTCCTGTGAACACAATCCCGGCTGCGGCCCCACCTTCTGCCCAGCCCCAACCATCACCAAGGCAACAGATGCAGAACAAGCAACTTCAACCGGAGAAACTTCCACCACCTCCACTTCCTGAGAAACTCGACCCTCCAATTGTCACTCTGGATGATCTCTTTAGAAAGACAAAGGCAACACCTCGCATTTACTATTTGCCTTTGTCTGATGAACAAGTTGCAGAAAAATTGAAGGCACAAGGGAAGATTATCAAGCAGTAG